CGTGGGTGTACCAGGAACTGACGAAGGTGGTACCGGTGAGCCAACCACCCAAGGCCATGAAGGCGCAAGGGAACAGCAGGATACCCGACCAGCCGACGAAGACAAAGCGGTCGCGCTTAAGCCAGTCATCGAGAATGTCAAACCATCCTCGATCTTCTGACGCGCGTCCCATTGCGATGGTCATAAATCAATCTCCATCAGAATTTATAAGGACATAGTGGCAGCAAGAAATAATGATTGCGGATGCCACTATTTACTTTTCTTTACTCAAGTATGGCTCATTATAAGAGCATCTTCCTGAGAACTGCTAGGGGATAAGCCAGAAATATGAGAAAAACATTTACGTTTATTCATAAAGCTTTGGCGTTGCGTCATGCTGCTAGTAAAAAACTTGCTGTCACGATCGGGAGGGATTTGTCATACTAGTAGCTGGCAATTTGCCCATAGCTGGTAGTTTGCCAAAACCTTTGCGATTGAGAGAAGCGAGACCCTGCACCTATGTTTATTTTAGAAATTACGTTGAAAGGCACCCCGGCGGGTCTGACCGTTCAGAAAAAAGAGGAAGCTGATGCAACGGCTGCTTACCAGCAGGTGGTGACATCGATGCAATCGGCAGGAACTAATCAACTGTTAGAACTGGCGTGTGATCATCAGACGGGTAAAAAAGTCTCGGTGTTTGCGAGCGAGATTTGTGCTGTGCAGGTTTATGAGAAGACCGCTGGGGGAACTTCTGGTCGGACACCTGGGTTCTTCTCGATGGCAGAATAGGCCGCGTTTCCAGTAGTTTAGGTCAAACATAATGCAATCCCCAGCTGCCCCGGCGATCGTGGCTAATAATCTGTCCTTTAATTGGTCGGACGATCGACCTGTCTTAAAGGATTGTTCACTAGCGGTGCCACGGGGCGAATTTTGGATGTTGCTGGGGACGAACGGCTGTGGCAAATCGACTTTGCTGCGTTTGTTGGCCGGTTTGCTCGAGCGGCGATCGGGAGATGTAAATTTGGCTCCGCCCGTGGGTTTTGTGTTTCAAAATCCGGATCACCAATTGGTGATGCCGACGGTTGGGGCCGATGTTTCTTTCGGTTTAGTTGAAGAGCGGTTGTCCTATGAGCAAGTGCGTCAGCGGGTAGATGAAGCTTTGATGGCGGTGAATTTGCTGCCGTTATTGCGACGGCCGATCTATGCGCTTTCCGGCGGTCAGAAGCAGCGAGTGGCGATTGCGGGTGCGATTGCGCGGCATTGCGAGGTGTTATTGCTTGACGAACCGACGGCGCTCTTGGATCCAGATAGCCAGATTGAGCTGGTCGAACAAGTTCGCAAGTTAGTCAAGAGTCGTGGCATGACAGCCCTATGGGTGACACATCGCTTGAATGAATTAGATTTTGCCGACGGTGCAATTTTGCTCGATCGGGGTCGGGTGATTGATCAAGGTGAACCCGAGCGATTGAAACAGCGATTGTTGGAGATTGGGAATGGGGCGGAAGTTGCCAGCTAAGTCCTCGGTCGATGTGCGGAATTTGGCCTGATCGAGAATCGCGGCCGCTTTCGTGTAGGGTATGTAAGGTGTTTTTTGCCGATAGCCTGCCATGAAGATTGCGACCTGGAATGTCAACTCGATTCGATCGCGTTTAGAACACGCAACTAATTGGTTGCAAGCGAATCCGGACGTTGACTTGCTATGTGTCCAGGAGACAAAGGTGGTGGACGAGCAGTTTCCCTTGGCTGCCTTCACTGACATTGATTATGTGGTCGATTTTTATGGCCAGAAAAGCTATAACGGCGTCGCGCTAATTGCCAAAGCGCCACTGGAGAACGTGCGGCGGGGATTTGCTGGGGTGTTGCCCGCTGCGGATGTGGGGGATTTGGATGCTCAGAAGCG
The nucleotide sequence above comes from Romeriopsis navalis LEGE 11480. Encoded proteins:
- a CDS encoding energy-coupling factor ABC transporter ATP-binding protein → MQSPAAPAIVANNLSFNWSDDRPVLKDCSLAVPRGEFWMLLGTNGCGKSTLLRLLAGLLERRSGDVNLAPPVGFVFQNPDHQLVMPTVGADVSFGLVEERLSYEQVRQRVDEALMAVNLLPLLRRPIYALSGGQKQRVAIAGAIARHCEVLLLDEPTALLDPDSQIELVEQVRKLVKSRGMTALWVTHRLNELDFADGAILLDRGRVIDQGEPERLKQRLLEIGNGAEVAS